A genomic stretch from Marinimicrobium sp. C6131 includes:
- a CDS encoding FG-GAP repeat domain-containing protein, with protein sequence MHRTLLRNPLVFTAEWHGILRRLRVGLLVLGAVMSTPVLAQVQPQPQTQPGPSQPEERLSREQVVALTQRYCGGCHQVPSPSLLPRHSWPRVIDSMVELAKNRTGQDVIPADAVPHIKALYYGSSPEQLASLPYIDDPHPAMSWSSERVGDGVGIPQILNIQRVALDNDAKFNFLVSDGERGELRLLQTDGGEKPQWRESTIAEIELPITARVVDFNGNGRDDILVADLGEFAPSGVLAGKIFLLAQRPDGHYEKRLLVHRIGRVTDVQAIDLDGDDDLDIAVSVFGGNGMGEVFWLENQGSGDYQKRPLLGLSGALNITPVDLNGDGRMDLVSLLAQEYETLVAFVSQGKGEFERVDLVSAGHPLFGATSMAVEDLNRDGKPDIIFTNGDAFDTQTDPKPYHGVQWLENKGNMQFAAHDIGRFYGAANAAVADMDGDGDPDIVVSSWTNYWDDEKRQSLIWYENTGDLTFQPRPISDEYRGVVPLELVDITGNGRLDIITGAFRMDILKDFLRVEDGIPSMDTDKMKADQRAPSDRLLLIRNRAIEN encoded by the coding sequence ATGCATCGAACCCTCCTCAGGAACCCACTGGTTTTCACCGCCGAATGGCACGGCATCCTCCGACGCTTACGGGTCGGCCTGCTGGTGCTTGGCGCGGTAATGTCAACGCCGGTGCTGGCCCAGGTCCAACCCCAACCCCAGACCCAACCCGGCCCGTCCCAGCCCGAAGAGCGGCTATCCCGCGAACAAGTGGTGGCGCTGACGCAGCGCTATTGCGGTGGCTGCCATCAGGTGCCCTCGCCCTCGCTGCTGCCCCGGCACAGTTGGCCGCGGGTGATCGACTCCATGGTGGAGCTGGCCAAAAACCGCACCGGTCAGGACGTGATCCCGGCGGACGCCGTGCCCCATATCAAGGCGCTCTATTACGGGTCCAGCCCCGAGCAGTTGGCCAGCCTCCCCTATATTGATGACCCCCATCCGGCCATGAGCTGGTCCTCCGAGCGAGTGGGTGATGGGGTTGGCATTCCGCAAATTCTCAATATCCAGCGGGTGGCATTGGACAATGATGCCAAGTTCAACTTTCTGGTCAGCGACGGCGAGCGCGGCGAGTTGCGCCTGCTGCAAACCGATGGAGGTGAAAAACCTCAGTGGCGTGAGTCCACCATTGCCGAGATTGAGTTGCCCATCACCGCTCGCGTGGTGGATTTCAACGGAAATGGCCGAGACGATATTCTGGTGGCCGATCTCGGTGAATTTGCCCCCAGTGGGGTATTGGCCGGGAAAATCTTTCTACTGGCGCAGCGCCCAGATGGGCATTATGAAAAGCGTTTGTTGGTTCACCGCATTGGCCGTGTGACTGATGTGCAGGCAATAGACCTGGACGGTGACGATGATCTGGACATCGCCGTATCGGTTTTCGGCGGGAATGGCATGGGCGAAGTGTTTTGGCTGGAAAATCAGGGAAGCGGGGATTATCAGAAGCGCCCGCTGCTCGGGTTGAGCGGTGCGCTCAACATCACACCGGTGGATTTGAACGGCGATGGTCGGATGGATCTGGTATCACTTCTCGCTCAAGAATATGAAACCCTGGTGGCGTTCGTCAGCCAGGGGAAAGGCGAGTTTGAGCGCGTCGACCTGGTCAGCGCCGGGCATCCGTTGTTTGGTGCCACCAGTATGGCCGTTGAGGATCTGAACCGTGACGGGAAGCCGGATATCATCTTCACCAATGGTGATGCTTTCGATACCCAAACCGATCCCAAGCCTTACCACGGCGTTCAGTGGCTCGAAAACAAAGGCAATATGCAGTTTGCCGCCCACGACATCGGCCGTTTCTATGGCGCTGCGAATGCGGCGGTGGCGGACATGGATGGCGACGGCGATCCGGATATCGTGGTCAGTAGCTGGACCAATTACTGGGACGATGAAAAACGGCAGTCCCTGATCTGGTATGAAAATACCGGCGACCTGACATTCCAGCCTCGGCCCATCAGCGATGAATACCGCGGTGTGGTGCCACTGGAGTTGGTCGATATCACCGGCAATGGTCGCCTGGATATCATCACCGGTGCGTTCCGTATGGATATCCTCAAGGATTTCTTGCGGGTGGAAGACGGTATTCCCTCCATGGATACCGACAAGATGAAAGCGGATCAGCGTGCACCCAGCGATCGATTGTTATTGATTCGTAACCGTGCCATTGAAAATTGA
- a CDS encoding succinate dehydrogenase iron-sulfur subunit, which produces MLQVSIYRYHPEYDEAPHMQTYSIDDPFRSRMVLDVLEHLKAEDQTLAYRRSCREGVCGSDGMSINGVNRLACITPVEEVLDRRDTLVLRPLPGMPVIRDLVVDQTQFFNQYKRIHPYLINDDPPPAIERLQSPEDRAKLDGLYECILCGCCSSGCPSYWWNPEKYVGPAGLLQAYRFLSDSRDKGLKQRLEELEDPFSVFRCHSIGNCTHVCPKGLNPMKAISDIKRLLLKNGV; this is translated from the coding sequence ATGCTTCAAGTATCCATCTACCGCTATCATCCCGAGTACGATGAAGCGCCGCACATGCAAACGTATTCGATTGATGATCCATTCCGGTCGCGTATGGTGCTCGATGTGCTTGAACACCTGAAGGCGGAGGATCAGACGCTGGCTTACCGGCGCTCCTGTCGGGAGGGCGTGTGCGGCTCTGACGGCATGAGCATCAATGGCGTTAACCGTCTGGCGTGCATTACGCCGGTGGAGGAGGTGCTCGACCGGCGCGATACGCTGGTGTTACGCCCGTTACCGGGCATGCCGGTCATTCGCGATCTGGTGGTGGATCAGACACAATTCTTTAACCAGTACAAACGCATCCATCCGTATCTGATCAACGACGACCCGCCTCCGGCCATAGAGCGGTTACAGAGCCCAGAAGATCGCGCCAAACTTGATGGACTGTATGAATGCATTCTGTGCGGCTGTTGCTCTTCGGGTTGCCCCTCCTATTGGTGGAATCCCGAGAAGTACGTTGGCCCTGCCGGACTGCTGCAGGCTTATCGATTCCTGTCCGATTCCCGTGATAAAGGGTTGAAACAGCGACTGGAAGAACTGGAGGATCCGTTCAGCGTGTTTCGCTGTCACAGCATCGGAAACTGCACCCATGTCTGCCCCAAGGGCCTGAACCCCATGAAAGCCATCAGCGATATCAAGCGGCTGTTGCTGAAAAACGGCGTGTAA
- a CDS encoding NAD(P)/FAD-dependent oxidoreductase, with amino-acid sequence MTQPRHHDIVIIGGGAAGTSVAASLLRQRPTLDVAVIEPSDTHYYQPAFTLVGGGTYALEDTARPQARTLPHNATWIRQPVTALKPEQQRVVLNNGNEIHYRALVVAPGIELNWSAIEGLPEALGQGGVCSNYDPSLARYTWQCIDSLKAGRALFTQPSTPIKCAGAPQKIAYLAAHQWQKRQQSHQIQAQFYSGMGALFSVPDFVPHLQNVAIDYGIGINLKHDLIRVDGERHIATFKVTDQNGKSHDVEETYDVLHVTPPQRAPQFVRDSTLANEAGWLNVDAHTLQNPEYPEVFSLGDASSLPTSKTAAAVRKQAPVVVKNLLAFLDKEPLTARYDGYTSCPVVTGYGEVMLAEFTYGGTVTPTLPLNPFKRSRFYWVVKKHLLPPFYWRYMLRGKEGDIAHKERH; translated from the coding sequence ATGACCCAACCCCGGCACCACGATATTGTGATCATCGGCGGCGGTGCCGCCGGCACCAGCGTCGCCGCCTCGCTGCTGCGTCAGCGCCCGACGTTGGATGTGGCAGTGATCGAGCCCAGCGACACGCATTATTATCAACCGGCCTTTACGTTGGTCGGTGGAGGCACCTACGCGTTGGAAGACACCGCTCGGCCGCAAGCCCGCACATTGCCCCACAACGCGACCTGGATTCGCCAGCCGGTCACCGCATTGAAGCCTGAACAACAACGCGTGGTGCTGAATAATGGCAACGAAATCCACTACCGTGCACTGGTGGTTGCGCCCGGTATTGAGCTGAACTGGTCGGCCATCGAAGGCCTGCCTGAGGCGCTGGGTCAGGGTGGTGTCTGCAGCAATTACGATCCCTCACTCGCCCGTTACACCTGGCAATGTATCGACAGCCTGAAAGCCGGTCGCGCTCTGTTTACCCAGCCGTCCACGCCCATCAAATGTGCGGGCGCGCCGCAAAAAATCGCTTATCTGGCGGCCCATCAATGGCAGAAACGCCAGCAGAGTCACCAGATACAGGCACAATTCTACAGCGGCATGGGCGCCCTGTTCAGCGTGCCGGACTTTGTTCCTCACCTGCAGAACGTGGCCATTGATTACGGGATAGGCATCAACCTTAAACACGATCTAATCCGGGTGGATGGCGAAAGGCACATCGCCACTTTCAAGGTGACAGATCAGAACGGCAAGAGCCACGACGTCGAAGAGACCTATGATGTTCTGCACGTCACACCGCCACAACGCGCGCCGCAGTTTGTGCGCGACAGTACGCTGGCCAATGAAGCTGGCTGGTTGAATGTGGATGCGCACACGCTGCAGAACCCCGAGTACCCCGAGGTGTTTTCACTGGGTGACGCCAGTTCGTTACCCACCTCCAAAACGGCGGCAGCCGTACGCAAACAGGCACCCGTTGTGGTCAAAAACCTGCTCGCTTTTCTGGATAAGGAACCGCTGACCGCCCGCTACGACGGCTATACTTCCTGCCCGGTGGTCACCGGTTATGGCGAGGTGATGCTCGCGGAATTCACCTACGGTGGAACCGTAACGCCCACATTGCCCCTAAACCCGTTCAAGCGGTCGCGCTTTTACTGGGTGGTCAAAAAACATCTGCTGCCACCTTTCTATTGGCGTTACATGCTGCGGGGTAAAGAAGGCGACATCGCGCACAAAGAGCGCCACTGA
- a CDS encoding cold-shock protein translates to MSVVTGTVKWFNEAKGFGFLEQESGPDVFAHFSAIVGSGFKTLAEGQAVSFNVTQGQKGPQAENIQAI, encoded by the coding sequence ATGTCAGTAGTTACTGGAACCGTTAAGTGGTTCAACGAAGCAAAAGGTTTTGGTTTTCTGGAGCAGGAATCCGGTCCGGACGTTTTTGCACACTTCAGTGCCATTGTCGGTTCAGGATTCAAAACCCTGGCTGAAGGCCAAGCGGTCAGCTTTAATGTGACCCAGGGTCAAAAAGGCCCGCAAGCCGAGAACATTCAGGCGATCTAA
- a CDS encoding DUF3565 domain-containing protein: MEQPIIGYHKDEEDHWVARLACGHNQHVRHNPPWVERPWVTTEMGRASMLGTRLNCVKCDRREPTDHTQRLVDN, from the coding sequence ATGGAGCAACCGATCATCGGCTACCACAAAGATGAGGAAGACCACTGGGTGGCGCGCCTGGCCTGCGGCCACAATCAGCATGTTCGTCACAACCCACCTTGGGTGGAGCGCCCCTGGGTTACCACTGAAATGGGGCGAGCTTCCATGCTTGGCACCCGACTCAATTGCGTCAAGTGTGATCGCCGAGAGCCGACGGATCATACTCAACGCTTGGTAGACAACTAA
- a CDS encoding BCCT family transporter produces MNRPGWVFYGSVALLSAFVVLGIFWPEQLASGSEQALAFTTSHFGWLYLFVTTGFLVFCIALGAGRSGNIRLGSDGEAPEFSYPTWLGMIFSAGMGVGLVFWGVAEPMTHYVNPPLGMAEGRSAESAELAMQYSLFHWGFHQWANFAVVGLAIAYVRFRQQRPGLISETFRASLGDRVDGGWGHAINVLAVVSTVFGVATTLGLGVIQINSGMGSVFGMAFGTTPQLAILAGVAIVFLLCSLAPLESGVRYVSDANMLLAAAVLVFVFFAGPTDFITAAMTNAIGDYFSNMIGMSLVMSPYTGEDWVARWTIFYWAWGLSWAPFVGSFIARISRGRTIREFVVGVIGMPVLLSTLWFATFGGSSLYFELFEGAALGDAVTREMSSALFQMLEFLPAVGWVSALVLVLIVLFVITSANSATFVLGMFTSRGVLSPSRPMRLTWGVIQVLVAGVLLLSGGLTALQTISIVAAFPFMVLMVFMAASLLKSLRNEQRQMELHEALMRERIQRLLDDTDRRAQEFRSGDTQDPVKED; encoded by the coding sequence ATGAACAGACCCGGCTGGGTTTTTTACGGATCGGTGGCACTGTTGAGTGCATTTGTTGTACTCGGCATCTTCTGGCCAGAGCAGTTGGCGAGTGGTTCAGAGCAGGCGCTGGCCTTCACCACCAGCCATTTCGGCTGGCTGTACCTGTTTGTCACCACCGGTTTTCTGGTGTTCTGCATTGCTCTGGGGGCCGGCCGTAGTGGCAACATCCGGTTGGGGTCCGACGGTGAAGCGCCGGAATTTTCCTACCCTACCTGGTTGGGGATGATTTTTTCGGCCGGGATGGGGGTTGGCCTGGTGTTCTGGGGTGTCGCCGAACCCATGACCCACTACGTCAATCCGCCTCTGGGCATGGCCGAGGGGCGCAGCGCCGAGTCCGCCGAGTTGGCCATGCAGTACTCGCTGTTTCACTGGGGGTTTCATCAGTGGGCCAACTTTGCCGTCGTGGGGCTCGCGATTGCCTACGTCCGCTTCCGTCAGCAGCGCCCGGGCTTGATCAGCGAGACCTTCCGGGCCAGTCTGGGCGACCGGGTGGATGGTGGCTGGGGGCACGCCATCAATGTGTTAGCCGTAGTGTCTACGGTGTTCGGGGTGGCCACCACCTTGGGCTTGGGTGTTATTCAGATCAACAGTGGCATGGGCTCGGTGTTTGGTATGGCATTCGGCACTACGCCCCAGCTTGCCATATTGGCCGGGGTGGCCATTGTGTTCTTACTCTGCTCACTGGCGCCTCTGGAAAGTGGCGTGCGCTATGTCAGTGACGCCAACATGCTGCTGGCCGCCGCCGTTCTGGTGTTTGTTTTCTTTGCCGGGCCCACTGATTTCATCACCGCCGCCATGACCAATGCCATTGGTGATTACTTTTCCAACATGATCGGTATGAGCCTGGTGATGTCGCCCTACACGGGGGAGGACTGGGTGGCCCGTTGGACGATTTTTTACTGGGCCTGGGGCCTGTCCTGGGCGCCCTTCGTGGGAAGCTTCATCGCCCGTATTTCCAGAGGTCGGACGATTCGGGAGTTCGTGGTTGGCGTCATTGGGATGCCGGTGTTGCTGAGCACGCTCTGGTTTGCCACTTTTGGTGGCTCGTCGCTGTACTTCGAGCTGTTTGAAGGTGCAGCATTGGGCGACGCGGTGACCCGGGAGATGAGCTCGGCGCTGTTTCAGATGCTTGAGTTCCTTCCCGCGGTGGGTTGGGTTAGTGCACTGGTGTTGGTTCTGATAGTGTTGTTTGTCATCACCTCGGCCAACTCGGCCACCTTTGTGCTGGGCATGTTCACCAGCCGGGGAGTGCTCTCGCCAAGCCGGCCCATGCGACTGACCTGGGGTGTTATTCAGGTATTGGTGGCTGGCGTACTGCTGCTGAGCGGTGGCCTGACCGCACTGCAGACCATCTCGATTGTGGCGGCCTTCCCGTTTATGGTACTGATGGTGTTTATGGCCGCGTCACTGCTCAAGTCCCTGCGCAATGAACAGCGGCAGATGGAGTTGCACGAAGCATTGATGCGAGAACGCATTCAGCGGTTGCTGGATGACACGGATCGCCGGGCTCAGGAATTCCGTTCGGGCGACACCCAAGACCCGGTGAAAGAAGACTGA
- the cysI gene encoding assimilatory sulfite reductase (NADPH) hemoprotein subunit yields MSHDDLPLAEQIKRESRYLRGTLRDSLADHATGALRDEDTHLSKFHGLYQQDDRELREERRQQKLEPHFQFMLRLRLPGGVLTPDQWLGLDEVADRFADGSLRLTTRQTFQFHRVFKENLQPLIQHLDSLGLDSRGACGDVNRNVVANVNPHLSANHARVYDHAVQISERLMWRSRAYEETWLNEAPKTREGEEEEPFYTYRYLPRKFKVAIALPPHNDCDVLANDIGLIAIEEDGDIVGYNIAVGGGMGMTYGETGTYPRLASPVGFVPANQVVDACEAIAAIQRDHGCRTDRAHARFKYTLDDYGLEWFKERFAEVHGTPLEPLRDYSLKDSGDQFGWTEDDRGRHHLTLFIPSGRIRDFEQLKLRTALRSIAKVHSGEFRITCNQNLIIAGVSEQEKSAIQKLVEHYGLDDGGKSSPLARNAISCVAFPTCGLAMAESERYLPELSQKIHQLMSEVGIGDQVIQLRVSGCPNGCARPYLGEIALTGKAPGKYNLYLGADTGGNRLNRLYRENIDEAQILADLKPLFERFAQERNADEGFGDFLYRSGVIRPYSGPEDFHQPLIARG; encoded by the coding sequence ATGAGCCATGACGATTTGCCTTTAGCCGAACAGATCAAGCGCGAAAGCCGGTATTTACGCGGCACCTTGCGCGACTCCCTGGCGGATCACGCCACCGGCGCACTGCGCGACGAAGACACGCACCTGAGCAAGTTTCACGGCCTCTACCAGCAGGACGACCGGGAGCTGCGCGAAGAGCGCCGTCAGCAGAAACTTGAACCGCACTTCCAGTTTATGCTGCGCTTGCGGTTGCCCGGCGGAGTACTGACCCCGGACCAGTGGCTCGGACTTGATGAAGTCGCCGACCGCTTTGCCGACGGAAGCCTGCGCCTGACCACCCGACAGACGTTTCAGTTTCATCGGGTGTTCAAGGAAAACCTGCAGCCGCTGATTCAACATCTGGATTCGCTGGGGCTGGACAGCCGGGGCGCCTGCGGGGATGTCAACCGCAACGTGGTGGCGAACGTCAACCCGCACCTTTCTGCCAATCACGCACGGGTCTATGACCATGCGGTGCAGATCAGCGAACGACTGATGTGGCGGTCGCGGGCTTATGAAGAAACCTGGCTGAACGAGGCGCCAAAAACCCGCGAAGGCGAAGAGGAAGAACCCTTCTACACCTACCGCTACCTGCCCCGCAAATTCAAGGTTGCCATCGCTCTGCCACCCCACAACGATTGCGATGTATTGGCCAACGACATCGGCCTGATCGCTATTGAAGAAGATGGCGATATCGTCGGTTACAACATCGCGGTCGGCGGCGGCATGGGTATGACTTACGGAGAGACCGGCACCTACCCGCGCCTTGCCAGCCCGGTCGGCTTTGTTCCGGCCAATCAGGTGGTGGATGCCTGTGAGGCCATTGCCGCCATTCAGCGCGATCACGGTTGCCGCACCGACCGGGCTCACGCCCGGTTCAAATACACGCTCGATGATTACGGGCTGGAATGGTTCAAGGAACGGTTTGCCGAGGTGCACGGCACGCCGCTGGAACCACTACGGGACTACAGCCTCAAGGACAGCGGTGATCAATTCGGCTGGACCGAGGATGATCGGGGTCGGCACCACCTGACGCTGTTTATCCCCAGCGGCCGCATTCGCGATTTCGAGCAACTGAAATTGCGTACCGCGTTGCGCAGCATCGCCAAAGTGCATTCAGGCGAGTTTCGCATCACCTGCAATCAGAACCTAATCATCGCTGGCGTCAGCGAACAGGAAAAGTCCGCCATCCAGAAGCTGGTGGAACACTACGGTCTAGATGATGGAGGTAAAAGCTCACCCTTGGCACGCAACGCCATCTCTTGCGTGGCCTTCCCCACCTGTGGATTGGCCATGGCGGAATCCGAACGCTACCTGCCTGAGTTAAGTCAGAAAATTCACCAACTGATGAGTGAGGTGGGCATCGGTGACCAGGTGATTCAATTGCGTGTATCCGGCTGCCCCAACGGCTGCGCCCGCCCCTACCTGGGGGAGATTGCACTTACCGGAAAGGCCCCCGGAAAATACAACCTGTATCTGGGCGCCGATACCGGGGGCAACCGGTTGAACCGTCTCTACCGGGAAAATATCGACGAAGCGCAAATACTCGCCGATCTGAAACCGCTGTTCGAGCGTTTTGCCCAGGAACGCAATGCCGATGAAGGCTTTGGGGATTTTCTCTACCGCAGCGGCGTTATCCGCCCCTACAGCGGCCCCGAGGATTTTCACCAGCCATTGATCGCCCGCGGCTGA
- a CDS encoding FG-GAP repeat domain-containing protein has protein sequence MTVCTLLLALLAPLHALAEGQVEPKSVEEIVALTERYCGSCHALPSPDLLPKRSWPAVIDTMVDLGRRRTGQEVIPADVVPHIKALYYGSSPEQLPRLPYTESSASSAWSAKVVGERSRLPQILNLQPVSPERFGSDAAAAFLVSDGDAGEVRLLEVPSNHPASDPWRETTLGQFTLPIQTRVLDYTGNGQQDIVVADLGELPPSGALAGKLFLLAQDDKGRFERRLLYDGLGRISDVQVLDINEDGLLDLVVAVFGGNDIGGVLWLENRGNGRFARHDLLSLSGALNIVQADLNDDGLQDLVTLVAQEHEVVIAFINEGSGQYRTMELARAPHPMYGFTQLQVADLNSDGRPDLLMTNGDAFDTQNDPKPYHGVQWLENRGDLQFQYRNIGRYYGAAKATVADMNNDGHQDVLVSSWVNHWDDPRRQSMVWFENNGDETFRSRPLAGNRHGLVPMVVTDLNRNGRPDVLAGAFRMDLLRRVMTGTSQDRHGDVDASADQPRLYWFEAPFRNEPEKPEH, from the coding sequence GTGACGGTCTGTACTTTGCTGTTGGCTTTGCTAGCGCCGCTGCACGCGTTGGCCGAAGGCCAGGTGGAGCCAAAGTCTGTCGAAGAAATTGTCGCGTTAACCGAGCGCTATTGCGGTAGCTGCCATGCACTGCCTTCGCCGGATTTGTTACCCAAGCGGAGCTGGCCGGCCGTGATTGACACCATGGTCGATTTGGGGCGTCGGCGCACCGGTCAGGAGGTGATTCCCGCTGACGTTGTGCCACACATTAAAGCCCTTTACTACGGCTCAAGCCCCGAACAGTTGCCACGCCTCCCTTATACGGAATCCTCAGCCTCGTCTGCCTGGTCGGCAAAGGTGGTGGGAGAGCGATCGCGGCTGCCGCAAATACTGAACCTACAGCCGGTATCACCAGAGCGCTTTGGCAGTGACGCGGCAGCGGCTTTTCTGGTCAGCGACGGCGATGCGGGCGAAGTTCGCTTGTTGGAGGTTCCATCAAATCACCCGGCGTCGGACCCATGGCGAGAAACGACGCTTGGACAATTTACCCTTCCCATTCAGACTCGGGTGCTGGATTACACGGGCAATGGTCAGCAGGATATTGTGGTCGCCGATCTTGGTGAGTTACCCCCGAGCGGTGCCCTGGCGGGTAAACTGTTTCTGCTGGCGCAAGATGACAAGGGGCGGTTTGAGCGCCGGCTGCTCTATGACGGTTTAGGCCGGATCTCGGATGTGCAGGTGCTGGATATCAATGAAGACGGACTCCTGGATCTGGTTGTGGCGGTGTTTGGCGGCAATGATATCGGCGGTGTGCTCTGGCTGGAGAACCGGGGCAACGGGCGCTTCGCGCGGCACGATTTGCTGAGCCTCAGTGGCGCCCTAAATATCGTCCAGGCCGACTTGAATGACGATGGCCTGCAGGATCTGGTCACTCTGGTGGCTCAGGAACATGAAGTCGTGATCGCTTTTATCAACGAAGGTTCGGGGCAGTACCGCACCATGGAGCTCGCAAGAGCCCCCCATCCGATGTACGGGTTCACCCAATTGCAGGTGGCCGACCTCAACAGCGATGGTCGGCCCGATCTGTTGATGACCAATGGCGACGCCTTCGATACCCAGAACGACCCCAAGCCGTATCATGGCGTTCAATGGTTGGAAAATCGTGGCGATTTGCAATTTCAGTACCGCAACATTGGCAGGTACTACGGTGCGGCCAAGGCGACGGTTGCCGATATGAACAACGATGGTCATCAGGATGTCCTGGTCAGTAGCTGGGTGAACCACTGGGACGATCCTCGGCGACAATCCATGGTATGGTTTGAGAATAACGGTGATGAGACGTTCCGTTCACGGCCGCTGGCCGGTAACCGTCACGGGTTGGTCCCGATGGTTGTCACCGACCTGAACCGCAATGGTCGCCCTGATGTGCTCGCCGGTGCCTTCCGCATGGACCTGTTGCGTCGAGTGATGACCGGAACCTCGCAGGATAGGCACGGCGATGTTGACGCCAGCGCCGATCAGCCACGCCTGTATTGGTTCGAAGCGCCATTCCGTAATGAACCCGAAAAGCCGGAACATTGA
- a CDS encoding assimilatory sulfite reductase (NADPH) flavoprotein subunit: protein MNAPLPPSPLNDAQRQQIDVLLRELNEQQLDWVQGYLAGYRAALQTGSTPAATSGPDSTKLTVLYGSQTGNAQTLAEQLAEQARAKGLNVECLDMDEFPIRQLKKTERLALITSTHGEGDPPDNALGLHEYLHGRKAPKLGQLHYAVLSLGDSSYEYFCQTGVDFDQRLAALGAERMVDRVDCDVDYEEAADQWMTQLLSVLKSETKSTAAVAPTPTASTSTAAGHDRKHPFSAPLLDRVTLNGRGSSKAVHHLEFSLEDSGLRYQPGDSLGVYVQNDPELVARILEQTRLDGEQAVTLKDDSLTLHQALQHHLELTRLTPPTVQQWAKLSEASELQQLTNDKRGLIDWLHGRDLLDLLQEYPIGGLSAQTLVDHIRRLPPRLYSIASSQAAVDEEVHLTVAAVRYQQRERLREGVGSTWLADRLVLDDTAPVFIDTNKNFRLPSDPNTAIVMIGPGTGVAPFRAFMQEREAEAHAGKNWLFFGDRNFRTDFLYQREWLQWRKQGLLSRLDVAFSRDGPDKVYVQHRIREAGSELWRWIEDGAHLYVCGDANAMAPDVHEALIDVISTHGHKSRDSAEQYLRELTRSKRYQRDVY from the coding sequence ATGAACGCACCCTTGCCCCCTTCACCGTTGAACGACGCTCAGCGCCAGCAGATCGACGTCCTACTACGGGAATTGAACGAGCAGCAACTGGACTGGGTCCAAGGCTATCTAGCCGGCTACCGGGCCGCACTGCAAACCGGCAGCACGCCAGCAGCCACAAGCGGTCCCGACAGCACCAAGCTGACGGTCCTTTATGGCTCTCAGACCGGCAACGCGCAAACCCTGGCCGAGCAACTGGCCGAACAGGCTCGCGCCAAGGGGCTGAACGTCGAGTGCCTGGATATGGACGAATTCCCCATCCGGCAACTGAAAAAGACCGAGCGGCTCGCCCTCATCACCTCCACCCACGGCGAGGGCGACCCGCCGGATAATGCCCTTGGGTTGCACGAATACCTGCACGGGCGCAAGGCACCGAAGCTCGGTCAGTTGCATTACGCCGTGCTGTCGCTGGGGGATTCCAGTTACGAATACTTTTGCCAGACCGGGGTGGATTTTGATCAACGTCTGGCGGCGTTGGGTGCCGAGCGGATGGTGGATCGCGTGGACTGTGACGTGGACTATGAGGAGGCCGCCGATCAGTGGATGACGCAACTGTTATCGGTACTCAAATCCGAGACAAAAAGCACGGCTGCGGTTGCCCCGACACCCACAGCATCTACCTCCACCGCTGCGGGCCATGATCGCAAGCATCCGTTTTCCGCCCCTCTGTTGGACCGGGTAACGCTGAACGGTCGTGGCTCCAGCAAGGCGGTACACCACCTGGAGTTTTCCCTGGAAGATTCCGGGCTGCGCTACCAACCCGGCGATTCCCTGGGCGTTTATGTGCAGAACGATCCGGAGCTGGTGGCCCGGATTCTCGAGCAGACCCGGCTGGACGGCGAGCAAGCCGTGACGCTCAAGGACGACTCCCTGACACTGCACCAGGCGTTGCAGCATCATCTTGAGCTGACGCGACTGACACCACCGACGGTGCAACAGTGGGCCAAACTGAGTGAGGCCAGCGAGCTTCAACAGCTGACCAACGATAAACGGGGGCTGATTGACTGGCTGCACGGACGCGATCTGCTGGATCTGCTCCAGGAATACCCCATTGGCGGACTTAGTGCCCAGACGCTGGTCGACCACATCCGTCGCCTGCCGCCCCGGCTCTACTCCATCGCTTCCAGCCAGGCGGCTGTGGACGAGGAAGTGCATCTGACCGTGGCGGCGGTGCGCTACCAACAACGCGAGCGCCTGCGTGAAGGGGTGGGCTCCACCTGGCTGGCGGATCGCCTGGTGCTGGATGATACTGCACCGGTATTTATCGACACCAACAAGAACTTCCGCCTCCCCAGTGACCCCAACACGGCCATTGTGATGATCGGCCCGGGCACCGGGGTAGCGCCGTTTCGAGCCTTCATGCAGGAGCGCGAGGCCGAAGCGCATGCGGGCAAAAACTGGCTGTTTTTTGGCGACCGGAACTTTCGCACCGATTTTCTCTACCAGCGCGAATGGCTCCAGTGGCGCAAGCAGGGACTGCTCAGCCGACTGGATGTGGCCTTTTCCCGGGACGGGCCAGACAAGGTGTACGTGCAACACCGGATTCGAGAAGCGGGGTCGGAGCTCTGGCGCTGGATTGAGGACGGCGCGCACCTGTACGTGTGCGGCGATGCCAATGCCATGGCGCCGGACGTGCATGAGGCCCTGATCGACGTGATCAGCACCCACGGACACAAAAGCCGCGACAGCGCCGAGCAATACCTGCGCGAGCTGACCCGAAGCAAACGCTACCAGAGAGATGTGTACTGA